The following DNA comes from Salvia splendens isolate huo1 chromosome 17, SspV2, whole genome shotgun sequence.
CTTTTTAGGTTCAATTGGATTTATTTTATTGCAAAAAAACTTAATTTGGTAGCACTTAAGTTAACCTTGCAAATAACGTTTAGTTTGGTAAGAATTTGGATCAATTACCTTTTGTACACATTTTAAGAGGGAagggaatgaaagaaaaatataacAAATCTCTATTTATTAGTTATGATTCCATTTTTGATTCTTTGATTAAGTAGAATGAGATTAATTGGAGGCGGCGGTGATGCAACGGAATCTAAGTTCAAGGAGAATGTGTGGACTGTGGAGACTGGAAAAATTTCCCAAATGAGAAATCCAAAATTGGAAATTATGTGGCGACATTCACAATTAAGTtcaattttatctattttgtgGATTTATGTGGATATTTGTAAATCAGCAGAGGTGAATTGGTGGACTATCgtatacttatttttttttttataaattaaatgtaaCTAACTGATTAAGAGAAAAAATTGAGAACATGAAGAATGGAGACAAGGCCCCTAGGGCACGAGTTAGGACACAGGTTGTTGACACCACAAGTCGGGTCAGAGGTGACGAGCGACAAACATTATTGAAACGCGATGATggtaagagcatcagcagtggcgcggaattcccggcggaattcccaaaaacacctccggtcatacggacttcccactacactgccacgtcataaggacttcccactacacagtggcggacatccccatgGACTTCCCGATGGACtttccacaattaaaaaaaccacaaattcacaaattaaacaatttccggaattaaacaatttacggaattaaaatttcgacacaaatagggagaaaatattccattaaataaaaaaaagtacatttcaccaaattaaaaaaaatatttcaataattaaaaactacatccaCGACGACCCCTCtactgccatacttcttcaataatatcattCTGGAGCCGAACATGAGCTTGTCTTTGGCGCATATCGGCatatgcacggactcgatcaaCATCGTCacggggtatccccatgcgtacattgctagtggccacgctgtggcttggacccgcagcaccaacatcatcattggtccaatcagtcagtgctggaccttcatcttcaacaatcttgttgtgcatgataatacatgcgtacatgatgtcggcgatgctgtcaacataccacagccgtgttggacccttcactgccgcccatcgagcctggagcacaccaaatgtccgCTCCACATCTTTGTGCACTGCATCCTggcgacccgcaaaatatatcttcttttcatttGCTGGGCATCTGATCATCTTCTCAAAGACGGGttacatagggtatatcccatccgccaaataatagcccatattgtgctggttgccatTGGCGATGaagttgacggccggaccaacgcccatacactgctcgttgaaaaggggcgacgactagaggacattgatgtcgttgttagaccaggctactccaaaataggcatgtcaaatccacagccggtagtcagctaccgcttcaaggatcatcgtgggattcttagccttgaaaccagtagtgtacatcccctttcaGGCagtggggcagttcttccattcccagtgcatacaatctatgctgcctaacatccccggagACCCGTGTTGTTTCCcatgcatatccagcagagcctgacaatcttcgggggtaggtcTCCGAAGATACATATCCCtaaatatctccctaacgccctgacaaaaatacttcaggcaatcGCGGgcgtcgtctcgccgatgtggaggtactagTCAAACATGTCGGTCGCGCCTCTGTATGCTAgctgtctgattgcgacagtgcacttctgaatcggcatGTGGCCGAGTTTACCTGctgcatcctcccgcaccctgaaatacctgtatcgacgctccaaagcgcccacgatacgcagaaagagcggaTGATGCATCCTAAACTGTCGCCGGAacaggttctccccaaaccgtggctccaGTGCAAAATCATCCTTATACAACCGAGcgtgggcagcgaggtggtcccggggtattatagttcgacgatggatgggtcgaggtaccgccggcgccAAGGCCGCTTCTTCCTCCCCCTCCACTGattcccgcacacgtgcatgaatcagacgcatcatgtgttcataatgcccaccactaccactaccactaccagccattccagatatataaaagaaatgtagagatagaaacttgttaaaataagtggtgcggatgaaatgcagttcaacgagccgtatatatagaaattaaaaaaaattaatgcaataaacgggaattccgtgcgggcgtccgtgggagtcaacgcaatggcggacgtccgcacgcccgtcgcgacagaattccgcgtaacgccgcggaactgcggtgtcttcggcggaattccgtatccgtgcataccatgcacaatggcggacgtccgccgcaaAATTCCTGTATGCCGGTCAAaattccgccgggacgggcgccattgctgatgctctaagaaGATACTTAGGGTGCGTTTGATTGCCCGGAGAGGGCAAGATGAGATAGGGTAGTCATATCGGGTTTTTAAGATATGGCTGATAGTTCATAAGATACCTTATCTCATTCTGGCGTTTGGTTGCCCTGAGATAATGTATAAGATAGCTTATACTGTTTTTGTTTTGCTATATGGAAACTATTGATAAGGAGCCTGATTGTCATCTTTGCCCTcaatacaattttatatttcCAACTTGGTCCTCGAAGCCCTAATTCATCCCTACCAAAATCAGAAGAGGCTGCCTAAATTATATTCGCGCGCCATTCAATTCCATTTCACTCCCGAAGCGGAAAAGCTAGTTGTTGTAAAACAAGGCCTGCTCGACGAACTACATTCCCAAACGTGCCTGCGCCGCCGCCTGGTATGTAGCTATGTACAACACCACTGTGACAAGCCATGTTATTCGATGTTGTTGTCGGTGATTGCTTTGTGTTTGTGGATTGATTTGCTGATAGATTCAACATAAATCTCCTATACCTCAGACCCAAAAGTCAACTAAAACGGAATCATCATTTTTTAGGTTTATTGCTCTCACAATTAAAATTTCGTTTTTGAGGTTTATTGCTCTATGTTCTGTGCGACATAACTAGTCCGTTTGGGAATCATCCTTTTAACATGATTAGCCTATTGTACTGTAATTGTCTGGGTTGATAGGGTTTCTAATGAATTATCAATGCCGAGTTCATGTACAACTTGATTGATATGGCCTCACAATACATCGAAGGTAGCGCCGACGATGGAAGCCCAGAGGGTAATAGTCTGTTAGGTTTTCATAGTTGCTATTCTATTGGAAATCAGAATTATATCCGACATTCAGTTATATTGTGTGTTTTCCGATGTTAGGTAGCAAGGATTTGGCCCCAAACAGGAGCGTGAAATCTGACAGGTCGAGACACATTTGGTCGGCTCGTGAGGAAGATATCCTAATGGCAACTTTAAAGGAGTTGGCAGCTAACTGATAGAAGTTCAACAATGGGTTTCGCAATGGTTACCTTGTTCGGGCGCGGGAGGCGATAAAGAGTGAATTTCCAAAGACCGATATACTGCCACACCCGCATACCTACTCAAAAATAACTACTTGGAATAGGAACTACGGATCACTGAAGATGATGCTTAACTACAGCGCCATTGGCTTCAATTCGGATGGTACCTACCGAATTGAATGTGATGACGAGCAATGGGCGCTATTTTGTAAGGTATGTATTATGTTATTTGAAACCATGTTGTAAACTGAAATTTTGCGAGATGCACTTTACTAGTTGATGATATAAGTTACAACATGACTTTATTTATAACCATCATTGAGTTAGTTTCATTTATATAAGCGTGTCTAATTGTTAATATTTGTTGTGTGATTGTTTGCGTCCAGAAAGACAGACATGCCAAGTATATGCGGAACAAACCGTGGCCTCAATATGAAGACTGGAAGGAGGTTTTTGGAAACAACCGTGCTAATGGTGAGAAGCGTATAGACGTTAGTGCTGCTGCGGGGACCATTTACGGGAACAAAGATGAAGCTCCAGCCGCGGATGAGACATCCACCCACATGAGTTTACAAGATCTATTTCCTGACATGGTCTTCCCTGAACGGGTCCTGCCTGAGATAATTGATGAGAGCCAATCCTCCACCGAAGGAGGAGAGCCTGGATCTGCTGTTGATGTTGGTGTGGGTGCAGGAGAAGATGCAGTAGGGGGACAGGAACCACGATAGGGACCTGCTTCTGGATAAGGTTCTATGGGAGgaaaaaaagtttccaaaaaggTGCTCAAGAAGCAAAAAGTAGAAGACAAGATGGATGGAGTTATAACTCTCATGGGTCAGATTCACACAGACACAAATGAACGTTTGAAAGAGATTTCGAATAGGATTGGTTATGAGTTCGATCTGAGCAACAAGAGGTCTGAGGTCTTTGATCAACTGAAAGGTATTTCAGGCTTATCTCTCAAGCTACAGTTCTATATTTCAAAGAAACTTGTTAAAGAACCCGAACTCCTTGATCTGTTTCTGGCCTTGCCCGAAACTGCTCGTACAACCTTTGTGTTTGATCTCTTGGAAGCCGACGAAAAGCTGTAAGAATTAACGACATGCCGATGTGGTTTGTGGTCTTTTATGAAAAGTTTCATTTTGCTAATTACTACCTCATTCTGTTTGAAATGAGAGAACTATGTAGTGATGTTATTTTGAAACCAGTTGGCGATGCATTTACAGTTCTACTAAATCTATTCTTAACAACATACCTCTATATTTACATGGTTTCTATGGTAATACTTAAAAtgctttttaccattttttatagtgttCTCTAATTTAAATAAGTTTGATGGTAATACCGATTATTTAGGGAACTGATTAGGAAGATTTAATCGACGTTAGTGGTGCATTATGAATCGGTCTAAGATTTAAGAATAAAtgctgttttttttaattaaaatcaacATAAATACAACGCATATACTGCCAAAACCAACCGCTTCAATCTCATTGAATGATTCTCTGAAACGGCTAAATTTCAGCAGACTATGGCGTATGGTGTTCACCAACTCAGCCTCTGCATTAATAAGACCGATATCTAACCCCTTTGTCTTGTTAAAGATGATGGTAGCCTTGTTTCAGTGTTATGGCTAATCAAATCTTATCAGATACACAGTAACGAGTGTGGTAGAGAGGTGTTAAATAGGCCTTACCAAATCGAAACATCACCACATCTTCTATTCAGAGTGTTTGCCATTTCCACTGTGGCTGGTCTGACTTTCGGGTCACCAACGAAATTGTTCACGATGATGTGCTTACTTTCACTATGGTCGACGCGGGGGTATTTCTTGTGAAGCGCTATAACCCAAGAACTGGATGCCCTCCTCTCGGTGATCTACAAGGAGCGTTATAGAACCGATTTAAGTTAGTTACTAGGTCATCGTTTCCTCtgactttccttttttttctcatttaaaTTATGTGAAGCCACTGGATATGGAGACTCCGACCACAGTGATGCCCCGGATGTGGATACATCAGACGACTATGTGCCAACGCAATCAGAGTGTTCCTTCTCATCGGATGGTGACGACTATGCTTCGGACGCAGGGGTGTTAGATGATGATGGCTGCCCGACCTTCACCGTTAATCTTAATGCGTCGAACATCAACCGCACGCTGGAGATTCCAATGGCTTTTTGGCGCCGCCACGTTCGAATGATTTCCCTTCAAGACCCGGTCTGCTTCAATGTAAACGGAGACAGTTGGTACATCATTCTCGACCACAACGAAACCAAGATCTGGGTGAAACGCGGCTGGAGATGTTTCAAGGAACGTAACAATCTGGTGGTTGGTGTGCGCTGCCACTTCCAACTCATTGATCGGAATGAGGTTCAGTTTTATGTGTGGTTTGATCGGCCTTGAGAGGTTCCTTTGATTGCCTAGGAATTGAAGCACCTATCTAATTTGATTCTGTGTTGTGTTATGTATGATGCAGGCGTGTAGTGTGGGTGATTATAGTTCACCCAATTTTCTTAATCGGCTTGTTATTTTGAATCCCAATTTTCATATTACACAAATGAAGTTAGCTCCATTTGATCCACATTATGCAAacaatcctaaacatgaatccACTGAAATCAATAGTCTGGTGGTTATTTATGAGCTGGTTTGAAGCTCACAAAACATGACAACTTACTCAAATTAAACGGTTCTCCTTTATACATCCCAATAAGAAATCACTGCCTCCAACCAATTTAACTATACAACAAACTCCATCAGAaagtgaaatataaaaaaatgaagtcTCTGCATTCTAGAGTATAATGTCATACAGCTTGAATAAGGTGAAAATAAGtcttgaataataaaaaatacaaaaaaaatagctTGAATTAACACAACAGAACCAACACTGAAAAGAATAATGTGTCCATATTAATAAATATCAAAAAGCTTAACATATGCACTCAAACTTGGCCATTATTTCTGGCGCCCCACATTTCCCTTGCAGGATCATCCATTTTTTGAGTCCATAATGCCGATGGTTCCACACTACTGATATTATCACCACATAACAAAGGATCGTTGACAGTTTCATCATCAATAACAACCTCATTAACCAGCTCAGCCTCGACGGGATCAACTACGATTTGACTTTGTATATAATTGTGTAAAAGAAAGCATGCGATTATGAGCCCAGTTTGAACATCTATCGGATAAAAGCTTGCTGACCTGAGGATTCCCCATCGCATCTTCAGCACTGCGAATGATCTTTCGATGA
Coding sequences within:
- the LOC121774257 gene encoding uncharacterized protein LOC121774257; this translates as MGGRKASTQTPEELFNLRHSKARNVIERSFAVLKMRWGILRSASFYPIDVQTGLIIACFLLHNYIQSQIVVDPVEAELVNEVVIDDETVNDPLLCGDNISSVEPSALWTQKMDDPAREMWGARNNGQV